The nucleotide window GAGCACTAGTCTCGGCACTAGTTTTCTTTAATGTCCTACATATATCTCACAGCCATCAGTTCTTTCTTTATGCATTGAATACATtattgtgattgtgttgtatatTTGAATGCATCAGACGACTGGTTCCACGTATGGAAGCagatctgtctcatcagactttgaaatattaccacctttgaatttgtagcactgaattttttttatatctgaatataattgctcttgaatagaactcttGAATTTTCAacaacacattttcactgttattattcaaggttaataaattcagataaaaaaaatcaagctcaaaaaaattcaaacaatatattttgaagtttcTCAAATTTGATAGACGAAActcagataccaaaatacaagttacaaaaaattcagatagaCATCCGGGataccaaggatgagcaatcgattcattaggattttctgttccaccttaaatggtgcagtagttgcattcacAACTTGTAGTtgcgaacacaacttccataccgtggaaaaactacacgtttatcttccttccgcggatattatctctatattttcaaagtgtatcaaaaatctgaaaggctcactgaagacacaatataacagactattgatatcctgaagatgaagaaacatGGTTCACGGAGACATGgaaaataacaaacagagccatgtgctaagagagcacatggcggaaaaaacagacatgacaggacaagggcatgacaagttggtaatatttcaaagtctgatgagacagatttgcttccatagtaACTCACTGTAAACTACTCAGATTGTGCACTTTTCTCTGGAATGGTGCTGTTCACATTCAGAATGAGTGAATCGTAATTGAGTTCATCAGAAAATGTAGCTGAAATTCCCCTTAAAGTGAATAGTGTCCTAAACCTGGAGAAATGGCTGTTCCGTATAAAACCATCttttagagacagtaatttATAACCCCAAATCTGAGGGATATAATGGGTGTAGAGGCTTTGAACAGACAAACCCTGTTTCCAAATACATTAAgacactgtgcaaaatgtaaataagaactgaaagcaatgatgtactaataatttaaaaactatatttaactgaaaacagtacaaagactattttaatgttgatcctgagagagtgtgttgtgtttgataaTTATTTGCCTGTTTTGAACtcgatgccagcaacacattataaatatgttgggttttgggtaaaataataaaagcgaTCAATTTGTGTGATGCCACAAAACTTTAACTACACacattaatcaaatcaaatcaaatttatttatatagcgcttttcacaactgttgttgttacaaagcagcttcacagattttcagtaagacaaagatttgacatgaaatgtaaaaacagatgtaaaaccctcaagtgagcaagccaggggcgacagtggcaaggaaaaactcccccagctgaggaagaaaccttgggaggaaccaaggctcacaaggggtgacccatcctcctctggtcaatctactggtgatgatagttagtagtccatgagaacttcagtgtagggacagcttcaaggcacttggtggttgctggagcgtgggcagctggtctgaagcgtggaggtcatcgacagtcatccatcagtgtccagacagacaggtgggtagttgtttactcggaaaaatgtaaagggatggaattagttttgaactgttttgtgtttgtaaagtagaaaatatgaaaatttccagagtgtggctaatgactccggcagatctgactatgacagctttaactaaaaggagagaaccaggaggacacacagacacgggagcatcctgaaacactggcatccctccgctccaccgtcaacaaacctgagtgatcgtgagaagcggcgggacgacagcaccagcgtctcagtttactataattccctgtgtccatggaccccccggatctgccgcctttatctatgggggagcattagctaccaaaagataaactaaacaaatgtgtttttagcctagatttgaagattgcgactgtgtctgagtcccgaacattttctggaagatcattccagagtctgggggctttataagaaaaggctcttcccccagctgaggccttctgaattctgggaacaattaaaaatccagtattctgtgatctgagtgaacgtggaggctcataataggaaattgtatcttgaagatattcaggagcaagcccatgtagagctttatatgttaataacaaaattttgtagtcaatgcggaatttagcaggcagccaatgaagtgatgataaaactgggctgatatgttcaaattttctagttttagtgaggaccttagctgcagcattttgaactagttgaagttttcttaaattgctgctggtgcatcctgacagtagtgcgttacagtagtcaagccttgaagtaataaaggcatgtactaatgcttctgcgtcctgaagggataaggcatttctaatcttagcaatattgcgaagatgtaaaaaagctgtcctagtgatactacctatgtgttgatcaaatgataaatccgggtcaattatgacaccaagattttttgctgctgaaccaggtttaattggagagtcagcgagatttaaaattaaatctgataatttatttcttgccacttttggacccaaaagcaggacctctgttttgttgctgtttagaaggaggaagctacgcaacatccagcctttcacgtctttcaagcagtcctctattttctttaatctgtgtttgtcatcgggcttggctgaaatatacaattgtgtgtcgtctgcgtaacagtgaaagttaatgtcatggtttcttataactgtgcctagcggtaacatgtataatgtaaataataatggtcctaaaatagagccttgtggaattccaaatcttactttagaataatttgaatttagattgtttacttttacgaattgataacgttccgttaagtaagatttgaaccataatagggctgtccctgtgattccaaccatattttctaacctttctatgagaatattgtggtctattgtatcgaaggctgcgcttaggtcaagaagcaccaacagggatacgtggccttgatcagaggcaagaagaagatcatttgttatcttggctagagctgtctctgtactatgatgttgcctgaatccagattggaatttttcatatatatgattcttatgtagatataaactaagttgttgggccacagctctttcttgatcttggacagaaatggcaaattagaaataggcctgtaattagacagtgtactagcatcaagatttggtttcttgatcataggtttaataactgctagtttaaaagctttgggtacatggcccagactaagggatgagtttactatagttaaaagaggatcaataatagctggtagtatttctttgagcaactttgtgggaattgcatcaagtgtgcaagttgtacagtttgcggaggtgataatcttctctagttctaattgtgggagtgggtaaaaggtttcaagtctttcttttacagttatattatgttttatatcattcacatcgggtggcagccaggatggatttgatcctgtggcttgagtttgttgtctaatattctcaattttattattaaaaaagtccataaaatctttactggtgagagttgctggaattagttgttcagaacctgcttgattttttgtaattctagaaaacacactaaacaatgctctcggattatttttattattggagatcagcgaggccagatatgctgagcaagctttagtgagggcatttctatactctataaggctgtccttccaggcagaatggaacacttcaagcttggttaaTCGCCATTTCCgttctagttttcgtaatgtttgttttaaagtacgggtcttatcattataccatggtgcgagctttttctgtcttatacttttatgtttaagtggtgctaccttttctaaagtagatcgacaggtattttctaggtaatcagttagtacatctaggtccattgggtccgatggagttggaactggggtcgataatTCTGGTAggtttctataaattgtagggcggtagatggttttattatatgccttgtagaatagcgagggttcctACATAtgttatggctaaaacgtagctcatatgaaattaagtaatgatcggagattgctgaggattgcggtaagatattaattttgtcaatgttaagacctagtgtcagaactaagtctaaagtgtggctgcagtagtgtgtaggccctgttacattttgagtaataccaatagagtctaagattgaggtaaatgccttttttagtgggtcactttccttctcaaaatggatattgaaatctcctacaattataactttatgattgcacaccactaggtttgtagcaaaatcgctgaattctttcagaaattctaagtaaggccctggtggtctgtaaatgttgcataataaaaatgcgtccttttttgtgaccggatttgttataatagtggagagaacctcaaaagaagagaaggtgtcacattgtttaagactaatttctagggtattttggtaaattacacatactccacctcctttgcctgatattcttgggctatgtgcataattatagcctaggggggtggcttcatttagtgctaaatattcatttggtctaacccacgtttccatgagacagaaaacattgaatttatgatcacttataatatcatttacgatgagtgcttttgagtttagtgatcttatgttgagtaacccaaattttagttctgaggggttgctgctaggtgttgtgtatgatttaatattgattaggttgctgaaacaggctgattttgtttttctacttttacatttagttcgggggaaagacacagtctcaatacagttgaacctgggtgacgcctcaagacagttcgcagacggtcggtttagcctgtctgtctgtggccTGGTcctggctctggattgtcagcagctatctacactactctgctgactaactaaaagactatgtgctatgctgcaagaaagtaaggcagtggggtggataccatccctacctataagaccaggcttgccctcaaaacgaaaccaattgtctataaagcccacttgattttcggaacaccacttggacatccagcagtttaacgcccaaagtctgctgtaagcttcgtcgccacgccgcattggtatggggccagagcagattacggcatcggacatcgtctgggccagtttaatcacctctgtaatattacccttagttacctcagactgccgcagacgaatatcattggcccctacatgaatgactaccctcgaatatctcctattagctaacagtctaaggttgccactaatatccggcgctctggctcccgataaacagctaactgttactgccggcgcccctaaaggagtagctaatttcacgtgtcgaacaatagagtctcctataaccagagcactcttaacaggctcctcagcgggtgcttcgctgagcggggcaaacctgtttgacatgcgaatcggaggagcgtggtgtcccggtgggctagctttggcctcagcgttagcatcagccttagctttccggctatgacgccgagacgtcacccattcaccccgctgtgagggctctaacgccggagtcgtgggggtgctaactctccctaaggcacccggagttgctagcactgaatctcgctgtttatcccttaacaataataagctccggatgcgcacttctaactggtccactttatccaccagagagctaactagctgacacttactacaaacacaaccactatctttatcgctagaggtggaaaagggggttaaactaaacatgccacactctgagcaggcaaaacagccagtagtagccatggaattgcaggtacttaccgcttttagttgattttagtaacttacaccaagaacgttactccagggtccggtggcagttttagtgcctctgtaatgaatattcctgcggagacaatctaaaagatagatctatggatggttagtaggttataaaaacagatataaatatagaaataacagtggaaacgagtaaacaggaaaacccgagcgatcaaaacagcttccaaacgggtacagagtACATTACGGGTACATTATCCCTGAGAATTCTACCACGTGGTTTTATATGCAACAGCCATTTTGCACGGCATCCCAGTTTATATTTGGCATTTTTGACTTATGTCTAAAAGTGTAAGACAcatatatctttttttaatttaaaaatgtaggtTTTTAGTGTGGATGCAAAACACAGAACAGTGTCAGCACTTCTAAAGTAGTGACTTTTGGGGGCAGCCGTAGCCTTGAGGGTAGAGAAGCAAGCTTCAGGTCGGAGGGTcggaggtgcccttgagcaaggaacctaacccccaaactacACCCCGGACACCAAGGTGTTTGGCAGGCCCctgctccagttgtgtgtgtgttcactgcctctagtGTTTGttaagaattgctcactagtgtgtgtttatgtgttcgCTACcatggatgggtcaaatgcagagaagcaatgtCCCCAAGGGGATTAATATGCTTTCATGTCATCACCCTTTTACTCCTGCATCCTATAGTGCATCACTATAGCCCCACAATCCTGTCCCTTCCCCCAGTTCTTCTTCTTGCTGAGCACATGAAGGTCCCCGTTCTAGTTTTGTTCCTCAGCCTCGCCTCCTTCACACACCCAGACAAGCAGCAGTGTCCTCACCTCAACCTCTCCCACATACTCCATCTCTGTCTGGACTGTGGCTAAACATCAGCAagttttttaaaccttttttccACAATGTCAGTATTTACTCTGGTACCTCCAGTGCACTCTGAAGTGAAGAGGACAGTTTCATCTCTACTTGTAGTGCCCAAACCCCATGCTTCTAAGACCCTGAAAAGTCCATTATTTGTCTAAGATTTCTTCATTTTCAATAACGTTATCAGCTTGCCTTTTGCTTCCAGACTGTAGTTCTGATTTGACCTCCTATATTTGCTACATTATGAGAGAAATTTAAGACAATTCTAAGggccttttttattttcttttttaaatttaaacttattaaataaagagaaatttaTTAAACTTTCATCATGCATAAAACAGTATTTAaagtttcttttgtttttctcgttTAGCAAAATTATATCATTGTGTTACATACAAGAGTTTAGAACAAGTAATTTTTGATGAGGAACTAATTAGTTTCATTTCTTAAATTATAGCCAGTAGAATATAGAACAAACACTTAAACTAATCTTTTAAACTGTTATTTAGGTGTGAAGTACTTCAAAAGCATCAATAAAGGAAATGCTTAATTCATAGTTAATAACATATTGAATCTAGAACGCCAAGTATTTGAAGAATCTAATACCGTTTTAGACTTTAGAACTAAGGTT belongs to Hoplias malabaricus isolate fHopMal1 chromosome 9, fHopMal1.hap1, whole genome shotgun sequence and includes:
- the LOC136707515 gene encoding uncharacterized protein isoform X1, coding for MATTGCFACSECGMFSLTPFSTSSDKDSGCVCSKCQLVSSLVDKVDQLEVRIRSLLLLRDKQRDSVLATPGALGRVSTPTTPALEPSQRGEWVTSRRHSRKAKADANAEAKASPPGHHAPPIRMSNRFAPLSEAPAEEPVKSALVIGDSIVRHVKLATPLGAPAVTVSCLSGARAPDISGNLRLLANRRYSRVVIHVGANDIRLRQSEVTKGNITEVIKLAQTMSDAVICSGPIPMRRGDEAYSRLWALNCWMSKWCSENQVGFIDNWFRFEGKPGLIGRDGIHPTALLSCSIAHSLLVSQQSSVDSC